A stretch of Macadamia integrifolia cultivar HAES 741 chromosome 7, SCU_Mint_v3, whole genome shotgun sequence DNA encodes these proteins:
- the LOC122085214 gene encoding cytokinin dehydrogenase 6-like encodes MGKNKSISCCFTVIAFVKRLVSRIGKQSRPWPPSLPRELQFLDVAARLRVDFDAITMASTDFGKFSREIPAAVICPSSEDDIVALVRSSYASASSSPFSIAARGQGHSLRGQAMASGGVVVDMRAMAINSGRISVCGSALYADVGGEQLWIDVLNATLWHGVAPSSWTDYLYLTVGGTLSNAGISGQSFRHGPQISNVKELDVVTGRGEVVTCSRDMNSELFCAVLGGLGQFGIITRARIAVEQAPSRVKWVRMLYHDFSAFTRDQEYLISIHVNGGDEGMKQGLDYVEGSVVTSQLSPASNWRSSSFFSQTDHSKISSILANQQHDILYYLEVAKYYDHLTVDTVDGELEVLLSGLSFIPGLIFTKDVSYVDFLNRVRSEELKLRSKGQWDVPHPWLNLFVPKSRILDFDVGVFKGILRHSSNLVGPILVYPMLRSKWDDRMSAVIPGEEIFYCVGLLHSSPNVTTTLDECKEDHQYLVLEEHNKKILEFCEEASIEVKQYLPNYRSRAEWMNHFGPKWEVFKERKNKFDPLAILSPGQRIFN; translated from the exons atgggTAAAAATAAGAGCATCAGTTGTTGTTTCACGGTGATAGCGTTTGTAAAACGTTTGGTGTCGAGGATAGGGAAGCAAAGCAGGCCATGGCCTCCTTCATTGCCACGGGAGCTTCAATTCCTAGACGTAGCAGCTAGGCTTCGTGTCGACTTTGATGCTATTACCATGGCCTCCACTGATTTCGGCAAATTCAGTCGAGAGATCCCCGCTGCGGTTATTTGTCCTTCGTCTGAGGACGATATCGTGGCTCTCGTGAGATCCTCTTatgcttctgcttcttcttctccttttagtATAGCAGCGAGGGGTCAAGGTCATTCGCTGCGTGGACAGGCCATGGCTTCAGGTGGTGTCGTTGTGGATATGAGAGCTATGGCCATTAACAGTGGAAGAATTAGTGTATGTGGTTCAGCTTTGTATGCAGATGTGGGAGGAGAGCAGCTGTGGATCGATGTGTTGAATGCGACCCTTTGGCACGGGGTTGCACCCAGCTCTTGGACTGACTATTTGTATCTTACCGTTGGAGGAACCCTCTCTAACGCCGGCATCAGTGGACAATCCTTTCGCCATGGCCCTCAGATCAGCAACGTCAAGGAGTTGGACGTCGTTACTG GACGTGGAGAGGTGGTGACCTGCTCCAGAGACATGAACTCGGAGTTGTTTTGTGCAGTACTTGGAGGACTTGGCCAGTTCGGGATCATTACCAGAGCAAGAATTGCTGTAGAGCAGGCCCCAAGCAGG GTGAAATGGGTACGTATGCTCTACCATGATTTCTCGGCTTTTACAAGAGACCAAGAGTATTTGATCTCAATCCACGTTAATGGAGGAGATGAAGGGATGAAGCAGGGTTTGGATTATGTGGAAGGTTCAGTTGTTACGTCCCAGCTGAGTCCAGCTAGTAATTGGAGATCATCCTCATTCTTCTCCCAGACTGACCATTCCAAAATTTCTTCTATTCTAGCAAACCAACAACATGACATCCTTTACTACTTAGAAGTGGCCAAATATTACGACCATCTAACTGTTGATACTGTTGATGGGGAATTAGAAGTGTTGCTCAGTGGGTTAAGCTTCATTCCTGGACTTATCTTTACCAAAGATGTGTCATATGTAGATTTCCTGAATAGGGTTCGAAGTGAAGAACTAAAGCTTCGTTCAAAAGGACAGTGGGATGTTCCTCATCCATGGCTTAATCTCTTTGTACCCAAATCTCGAATCTTGGACTTTGATGTAGGTGTTTTCAAGGGCATCCTTCGACACAGCTCCAACCTCGTTGGTCCCATCCTTGTCTACCCCATGCTTCGAAGCAA GTGGGATGATAGGATGTCTGCAGTAATTccag GTGAAGAAATCTTCTATTGTGTTGGATTACTACATTCAAGTCCAAACGTTACAACCACCCTTGATGAGTGCAAAGAAGATCATCAATATTTAGTGTTGGAGGAGCATAACAAGAAGATATTAGAGTTTTGTGAAGAGGCTAGCATTGAGGTGAAGCAGTATCTTCCCAATTATAGAAGCAGGGCAGAGTGGATGAATCATTTTGGTCCGAAATGGGAGGTgtttaaagaaaggaaaaacaagtTTGATCCATTAGCGATACTGTCCCCGGGTCAAAggatttttaattaa
- the LOC122083502 gene encoding 60S ribosomal protein L34-like: MVQRLTYRKRHSYATKSNQTRVVKTPGGRLVYQTSKKRASGPKCPVTGKRIQGIPHLRPAEYKRSRLPRNRRTVNRPYGAVLSGTAVRERIIRAFLVEEQKIVKKVLKIQKAKEKQSLKS, encoded by the exons ATGGTTCAGAGGCTCACCTACCGGAAGCGGCATAGCTATGCCACCAAATCCAATCAGACGAGGGTCGTGAAAACCCCTG GTGGGAGGCTTGTCTACCAGACCTCTAAGAAAAGGGCCAGCGGGCCCAAGTGTCCCGTCACTGGAAAGAGAATCCAAGGG ATTCCTCACCTGAGACCTGCTGAATACAAGAGATCTAGATTACCCAGGAATCGGAGGACTGTAAACCGTCCATATGGTGCAGTGTTATCTGGGACTGCTGTCAGGGAGAG AATCATTCGGGCGTTCTTGGTGGAAGAGCAAAAGATTGTGAAGAAGGTATTGAAGATCCAAAAAGCCAAGGAAAAGCAATCCCTCAAAAGCTGA